Proteins from a single region of Punica granatum isolate Tunisia-2019 chromosome 8, ASM765513v2, whole genome shotgun sequence:
- the LOC116187641 gene encoding SNF2 domain-containing protein CLASSY 2-like → MGNRRNLYQSKHPFGAYPFEALWSGCWLPVELIRIAHGYINISSVDGRHAHENCGPTTSLRIRSRRATSSDCICFLRPGIDVCVLSGESSKPVSVDARISSVQRRPHESRCSCKFYVKLYVSQRPLGSDRGVLSKETIMMGIDSISILQRLEPPQIESQLHRWATSEDTTSLPRTKILTGKFLSDISWLLVASAMKRVSFDIGSVNEKIVYQISGSGDSLKTVNFKIDNNIMVPVMFEHAPEEETNHEEVEPDESEPSPQTLSEVVELRRSKRRNIQPERFLGCDVSKLQINPYRSGLLKNDKWKQEINEDDELSLPLSVLFGKRRRGRSGDLRERKRRCLSESGSPVGADKATEEKEGGDDDDNITINRLRKPGSGRKRGRKSKLHIVPMETDNGLMSLGQYNSQTKTNKVRDRSGESSGGGGGSGSTYSFAYYTSERTLTEGGKSRRDLEDMDFGQSWVRNAFDKKADRRKYYRFPPKREFMNEERIYGQRTLSAGLYKDLINSYMKSIDSTKIKDEVPLIDQWKEFQSRSKASHRKQVRLGPIVNEAEEEEEEEEESELDVLWREMELCMTSSYLFEDNEGPRADTSNEYMEKAMNVCPHDFKLDEEIGIYCKLCGAVSIEVKDISPDFIQTTYGTTENKVHNGETEQEQAEDEGLDISYNSAASDMDLSEENRNVWTLIPDVGKKLHLHQKKAFEFLWKNVAGSLIPADMDSTGKKTGGCVVSHSPGAGKTFLIIAFLVSYLKLFPGKRPLVLAPKTTLYTWHKEFVKWQIPIPVYLIHGRRSYRVFRQDTMEFEGLPKPGQDVMHVLDCLEKIQKWHAQPSVLVMGYTSFLTLMREDSKFAHRKHMAKVLRESPGILILDEGHNPRSTKSRLRKVLMKVETDLRILLSGTLFQNNFCEYFNTLCLARPMFVNEVLKELDPKFKRKRKKKAQNLLEARARKFFIDNIGKKIDSSNGEERMQGLNMLRNMTSGFIDVYEGGNSDILPGLQSYTLLMNPTDIQLQVLLKLHRIMSQYHGYPLELELLITLGSIHPWLVKTACCANKFFSSAELSELDKHKFDIKKGSKVKFVLSLVYRVFRKEKTLIFCHNIAPINLFLELFENIFGWKKGKEVLVLSGDLELFERGRVMDTFEEPGSPSRVLIASITACAEGISLTAASRVILLDSEWNPSKTKQAIARAFRPGQQKVVYVYQLLAANTLEEDKYRRTTWKEWVSCMIFSEAFVEDPSCWQAQKIEDEILREMVEEDRSKSIHMIMKNEKASTS, encoded by the exons ATGGGAAACAGAAGGAATTTATACCAGTCCAAGCACCCGTTTGGTGCCTACC CTTTCGAGGCCCTTTGGTCGGGCTGCTGGTTGCCTGTGGAGCTAATAAGAATCGCCCACGGGTACATTAATATCTCTTCTGTGGATGGTCGGCACGCCCATGAGAACTGTGGGCCCACCACCAGTCTCCGAATAAGATCTCGTCGAGCCACCTCTTCTGACTGCATCTGTTTCTTGAGGCCCGGCATTGATGTATGCGTGCTTTCAGGGGAAAGTTCAAAACCC GTCTCGGTTGATGCTAGAATAAGCTCTGTACAGAGGAGGCCTCATGAGTCAAGATGCTCGTGCAAATTTTACGTGAAGTTGTATGTTTCTCAACGTCCACTCGGGTCAGATCGTGGGGTTCTAAGTAAGGAGACCATCATGATGGGAATTGATAGTATCTCAATCCTACAAAGGCTCGAGCCTCCTCAGATTGAAAGCCAGCTCCACCGATGGGCAACTTCCGAGGACACCACTTCTCTGCCAAGAACTAAAATTTTGACTGGAAAATTTTTGTCTGACATTTCTTGGTTGCTTGTGGCATCTGCTATGAAGCGGGTCTCCTTTGATATAGGGTCGGTGAATGAGAAGATTGTGTATCAAATCTCTGGTAGTGGTGATTCGTTGAAGACCGTGAATTTTAAGATAGACAATAATATTATGGTACCAGTCATGTTCGAGCATGCTCCCGAGGAAGAGACCAATCACGAGGAGGTTGAGCCTGATGAGTCTGAGCCGAGCCCGCAGACGTTATCGGAAGTGGTGGAGTTGAGGAGATCGAAGCGGCGGAACATTCAGCCCGAGCGGTTCTTGGGTTGTGATGTATCGAAGTTGCAGATCAACCCCTATCGGTCAGGGCTGCTAAAGAATGATAAGTGGAAGCAGGAAATAAACGAGGATGATGAGTtgtctcttcctctctctgtTCTCTTTGGCAAACGTAGGAGAGGGCGATCTGGTGACCTTAGGGAACGTAAAAGGCGGTGCTTGTCTGAGTCTGGGAGTCCTGTTGGGGCTGATAAGGCGACGGAGGAAAAAGAAGGGGGTGATGACGATGATAATATCACGATCAATCGTCTTAGAAAGCCAGGGAGTGGTCGAAAGAGGGGGCGTAAAAGTAAGCTTCATATTGTGCCCATGGAAACAGACAACGGTCTCATGTCTTTGGGTCAATATAACTCGCAAACCAAAACTAACAAGGTAAGAGATCGGTCAGGAGAGAGCAGTGGCGGCGGCGGTGGAAGTGGGTCTACTTATTCTTTTGCATATTACACTTCGGAACGGACCCTTACAGAAGGGGGCAAGAGCCGTCGGGATTTGGAAGACATGGACTTTGGCCAGAGCTGGGTGAGGAACGCTTTTGATAAGAAAGCAGACCGTAGGAAATACTATAGATTCCCACCAAAGAGGGAGTTCATGAACGAGGAGCGGATCTACGGGCAGAGGACCCTGAGTGCAGGCTTGTACAAGGATCTGATTAATTCTTACATGAAGAGCATTGACTCGACCAAGATTAAGGATGAGGTGCCGCTGATCGACCAATGGAAAGAGTTTCAATCCAGAAGTAAAGCATCGCATCGGAAGCAAGTGAGACTGGGTCCCATCGTAAACGAggcagaagaggaagaggaggaggaagaggagtcGGAGTTGGATGTGTTGTGGAGAGAGATGGAGCTCTGCATGACGTCTTCGTACCTCTTCGAAGACAATGAG GGTCCGAGGGCGGATACATCCAATGAGTACATGGAGAAGGCGATGAATGTTTGCCCGCATGACTTCAAATTGGATGAGGAAATCGGGATATATTGTAAACTTTGTGGTGCTGTGAGCATTGAAGTTAAGGATATCTCGCCTGATTTT ATCCAAACTACGTATGGGACGACAGAAAATAAAGTCCACAATGGAGAAACAGAACAGGAGCAAGCCGAGGATGAGGGCTTAGACATCTCCTACAATAGTGCGGCCTCTGACATGGATCTCTCGGAAGAGAACAGGAACGTGTGGACCCTGATTCCCGATGTTGGCAAGAAACTCCACCTACATCAGAAAAAGGCCTTTGAGTTTCTCTGGAAGAATGTTGCTGGTTCACTGATCCCAGCAGATATGGACTCGACTGGCAAGAAAACTGGTGGTTGCGTTGTTTCCCATTCCCCCGGAGCAGGGAAAACATTCCTCATCATCGCATTCCTTGTAAGCTACTTGAAACTTTTTCCTGGGAAACGCCCTCTTGTGCTCGCCCCAAAAACGACTCTGTACACTTGGCACAAGGAGTTCGTGAAATGGCAAATCCCCATTCCTGTATATCTGATCCATGGGCGAAGAAGCTACCGAGTCTTTAGGCAAGACACGATGGAATTTGAAGGGCTGCCCAAACCCGGACAAGATGTTATGCACGTTTTGGATTGCCTTGAGAAGATTCAAAAGTGGCACGCCCAACCTAGTGTTCTCGTGATGGGTTATACTTCGTTTTTGACCCTGATGCGCGAGGACTCAAAGTTTGCTCACAGAAAACACATGGCCAAGGTCCTCAGGGAGAGCCCCGGTATACTGATTTTGGATGAGGGACACAATCCAAGGAGCACGAAGTCAAGGCTCCGGAAGGTTCTGATGAAGGTTGAGACCGATCTGAGGATTTTGCTGTCGGGGACTCTGTTCCAGAACAACTTCTGTGAGTACTTCAACACGCTCTGCCTCGCGAGGCCGATGTTTGTCAATGAGGTGCTGAAGGAACTGGACCCTAAGTTCAAGAGGAAGCGCAAGAAGAAAGCCCAGAACCTTCTCGAGGCCAGGGCGAGGAAGTTCTTTATAGATAACATCGGGAAGAAGATTGACTCGAGCAATGGAGAAGAGAGAATGCAGGGGCTTAACATGCTGAGGAACATGACAAGCGGGTTTATTGATGTCTATGAGGGTGGAAACTCTGATATACTCCCAGGTTTACAGAGTTATACTCTGCTGATGAATCCAACTGACATTCAATTGCAAGTTCTCCTAAAGCTTCACCGGATTATGTCTCAGTATCATGGGTACCCTCTGGAGCTTGAGCTCTTGATCACGCTCGGGTCGATCCACCCCTGGTTGGTTAAAACCGCATGCTGTGCGAACAAGTTCTTCAGCTCGGCTGAGTTATCTGAGCTAGACAAGCACAAATTTGACATCAAGAAGGGGTCAAAAGTGAAGTTTGTCCTGAGTCTTGTGTATCGGGTTTTCCGGAAGGAGAAGACACTGATATTCTGCCACAACATCGCCCCGATCAACCTCTTCCTCGAGCTCTTCGAGAACATCTTCGGATggaaaaaggggaaagaagTCCTCGTCCTCTCAGGGGACTTGGAACTGTTTGAGCGTGGCCGAGTGATGGACACATTTGAGGAGCCGGGGAGCCCATCACGGGTCCTAATTGCCTCTATTACAGCCTGTGCTGAGGGAATCAGCCTCACTGCAGCCTCTCGGGTGATTCTATTGGATTCAGAGTGGAACCCATCAAAGACCAAACAGGCCATAGCCAGGGCCTTCCGGCCTGGTCAGCAGAAGGTGGTGTACGTGTACCAGTTACTTGCTGCAAACACTCTCGAGGAGGATAAGTATAGAAGGACCACTTGGAAGGAGTGGGTCTCGTGCATGATTTTTAGCGAGGCATTCGTGGAGGATCCATCTTGCTGGCAGGCCCAGAAGATCGAGGACGAGATCTTGAGAGAGATGGTTGAGGAGGATCGGTCCAAGTCCATTCACATGATCATGAAGAACGAGAAAGCCTCAACCAGTTGA
- the LOC116187042 gene encoding chorismate mutase 2 encodes MAKEASATMTLETVRDSLSAQEDTIIYSLIDRVNYPLNSKTYDQSASLIPGFAGSLVEYVVKETEAVHAKCGRYESPTEHPFFPENIPASVVPVHEYPKILHPVASSININKRIWDIYFNKLLPLIAAPGDDGNYASTAASDLKCLQALSRRIHYGKFVAEIKFTDSPQDYEPLVRVQFQDSDALMNLLTFKKVEEMVKRRVEKKAAVFGQRVGLDDSKPDQKPKIDPAIVSRLYDEWVMPLTKLVEVEYLLRRLD; translated from the exons ATGGCCAAGGAAGCCTCTGCCACTATGACGCTCGAGACAGTGAGAGACTCCTTGAGCGCACAGGAAGACACGATCATATACAGTCTCATAGACAGAGTTAATTATCCTCTGAACTCCAAGACGTACGATCAGTCAGCCTCCCTAATTCCAGGATTTGCCGGCTCCTTGGTCGAATATGTCGTTAAGGAAACAGAAGCAGTTCATGCTAAG TGCGGAAGATATGAAAGCCCCACAGAGCATCCTTTCTTCCCAGAGAATATACCGGCATCAGTGGTCCCAGTTCACGAGTATCCAAAG ATTTTGCATCCTGTTGCTTCTTCTATTAATATAAACAAGAGAATATGGGATATCTACTTCAACAAGCTGCTTCCATTGATCGCTGCCCCAGGAGATGACGGAAACTACGCATCCACTGCTGCTAGCGACCTCAAGTGTTTACAG GCTCTGTCCAGAAGAATTCACTACGGGAAATTCGTGGCAGAGATTAAGTTTACAGATAGCCCGCAGGATTACGAGCCTTTGGTTCGTGTGCAG TTTCAGGATTCGGATGCCCTGATGAATCTCTTGACATTCAAAAAAGTCGAGGAGATGGTCAAGAGGAGGGTGGAGAAGAAGGCGGCTGTGTTCGGGCAACGAGTTGGACTCGACGACTCCAAGCCCGACCAGAAGCCCAAGATCGACCCGGCCATCGTCTCGCGTCTCTATGACGAATGGGTCATGCCCCTAACCAAGCTTGTGGAGGTCGAGTACCTCCTTCGACGCCTAGATTGA
- the LOC116187801 gene encoding cation/H(+) antiporter 15-like has protein sequence MDGQLGELGLEILWHNKTYICMFNEKEKDLGGLLVGDNPLNHSFPVFLVLVALCQITSQVIYLLLKPLRQPKFVCSLLAGIFLGPTVLGRTKSYLRMMFSTRQKILLDVTSNLGVIYFLFLTMVKMDTSRTLRSSKSAWGIGIACMVLPLLFVCCLLVWGGKTLLSQMHSNAPLMIATFTLSRFPNVAHVLDELNLLSSDLGQLSLSASAVNDIFALTAALLGMIIRSGNLLQSFLILLSAVFVISFTFFMVRPILFYIISETPDGRPVDEIHISGILLGAMFMAAFTDSIGLFLSGSILLGLVIPNGPPLAATLVDKSEVFIMEFLMPLFYLYVGIHTDISSLKDWKGAFILMLLAILTAFLKLMGAFLPATMYYNIRVQHAFVLGLILNFRGVIEIIVIRRWREGMVIDEEGHTAMVLANLLITAIIVPMIELLYKPQDNVSAFVAKDLTAIQKSSHGRELRVLSCIHEEENVNSTITLLEASNPTSSSPICASIAHLAELAGRAAPIVIPYSKNKKMIRSYSSDRIMRVFDNYSRSSDGRVLVKPFTIISSYKSMHENICKLARDQAAHIIIIPFRKRKDDDVREVTSLRSLNTNVQAFAQSTVGILVDNGFPRYTRQTKFSYNVAVVFLGGPDDREALAFAARILGREGIHMTMIQIILNHGSYEDDDEGQEKLDASILEEFKMTDSKQTRVTYRAIVAEDGIEVINIIKSLELDCDLLILGRRPMSRSLFSEGMIHFSENPELGVIGDLLVSNDCRGHATSILVMQHCSCRENSWA, from the exons ATGGACGGACAACTAGGAGAGTTGGGGTTGGAGATCTTATGGCACAACAAGACGTATATCTGCATGTTCAACGAGAAGGAAAAGGATTTGGGAGGGCTACTCGTCGGGGATAATCCTCTGAACCATAGTTTTCCGGTGTTCTTAGTTCTGGTAGCCCTTTGCCAGATTACCTCACAGGTGATCTATCTCCTTCTCAAGCCCCTGAGGCAACCGAAGTTTGTCTGCAGTCTCCTG GCAGGCATTTTCTTAGGGCCCACTGTGCTCGGACGCACCAAGTCGTACCTGAGAATGATGTTCTCAACGAGGCAGAAGATACTACTGGACGTGACGAGCAACCTCGGCGTGATCTACTTCTTGTTCCTCACCATGGTGAAAATGGACACGTCCCGGACCCTGAGGTCATCGAAGAGTGCCTGGGGCATCGGGATCGCATGCATGGTCTTGCCCCTCTTATTTGTGTGCTGCCTGCTTGTCTGGGGGGGTAAAACCCTGCTCTCTCAGATGCACAGCAATGCGCCTCTCATGATTGCGACCTTCACCCTCTCCCGTTTCCCCAACGTTGCCCATGTCCTGGACGAGCTCAACCTTCTGAGCTCGGATCTAGGCCAGCTCTCACTCTCCGCATCAGCCGTGAACGATATCTTTGCATTGACGGCTGCACTGCTCGGGATGATCATCCGATCTGGGAATTTACTCCAATCCTTTTTGATTTTACTGTCCGCAGTCTTCGTCATATCCTTCACCTTCTTCATGGTGCGTCCGATCCTGTTCTACATTATCTCAGAAACCCCAGATGGGAGGCCTGTAGATGAAATCCACATCTCTGGGATACTTCTTGGGGCCATGTTCATGGCTGCCTTTACCGACTCAATCGGGCTATTTCTCTCGGGATCTATCCTATTAGGGTTAGTGATACCAAATGGACCGCCCCTGGCTGCAACATTGGTCGACAAGTCTGAGGTCTTCATCATGGAGTTTCTCATGCCCCTGTTCTATCTTTACGTCGGCATCCACACCGACATTTCTTCACTAAAAGACTGGAAGGGTGCATTCATACTCATGCTTCTCGCCATATTGACTGCATTTTTGAAGTTGATGGGTGCTTTCCTACCAGCAACCATGTACTACAATATTCGGGTTCAGCATGCTTTTGTGCTGGGGCTTATTCTTAACTTCCGCGGTGTGATCGAAATCATCGTGATTCGTCGGTGGAGAGAGGGCATG GTCATCGACGAAGAAGGTCACACAGCAATGGTGCTGGCGAACTTGTTGATTACTGCGATCATTGTGCCTATGATCGAACTCCTATACAAGCCTCAAGATAATGTCAGTGCATTTGTGGCGAAAGACTTGACAGCAATTCAGAAAAGTTCGCATGGCAGGGAGTTACGGGTGCTTTCATGTATACACGAAGAAGAAAATGTGAATAGCACCATCACTCTTCTGGAGGCTTCCAACCCAACGTCCAGTAGCCCGATATGTGCGTCCATAGCGCACCTTGCTGAGCTTGCTGGCCGAGCCGCCCCAATAGTCATCCCATACAGCAAGAACAAGAAGATGATTAGGTCCTACAGCTCTGACCGCATCATGCGAGTTTTTGACAATTACTCGAGAAGTTCAGATGGTAGAGTACTCGTAAAACCTTTTACCATCATCTCCTCATACAAAAGCATGCACGAGAACATCTGCAAGCTGGCTCGAGATCAGGCTGCTCATATTATCATTATCCCCTTCCGGAAGAGGAAAGACGATGATGTTAGAGAAGTCACGTCCCTCCGCAGCCTGAATACCAATGTGCAGGCTTTCGCACAATCCACAGTCGGGATACTTGTAGATAACGGCTTTCCTCGTTACACTAGGCAGACTAAATTCTCCTATAATGTGGCAGTGGTATTCCTCGGAGGACCAGATGACAGGGAGGCGCTGGCATTTGCTGCCAGAATTTTGGGCCGTGAAGGGATCCACATGACGATGATCCAGATCATCCTAAATCATGGGAGTtatgaggatgatgatgaaggTCAAGAGAAGCTCGATGCTTCAATTCTTGAAGAATTTAAAATGACGGACAGTAAACAAACACGTGTGACCTACCGGGCAATAGTGGCAGAGGATGGCATAGAAGTAATTAACATAATCAAGTCACTGGAGCTGGACTGTGACCTTTTAATTCTAGGCCGTCGACCCATGAGCAGATCATTATTTAGTGAAGGGATGATCCATTTTAGCGAGAACCCAGAGCTCGGAGTTATTGGTGATCTTCTCGTATCGAATGACTGCCGTGGACATGCCACTTCTATATTAGTTATGCAGCATTGCTCCTGCCGCGAGAATTCATGGGCTTAA
- the LOC116187803 gene encoding cation/H(+) antiporter 15-like, whose product MEGMHIIINNLTYTCIKDEENIHAEGILYGDNPLKHSFPLFIAQIALAQLASHAIYFLLKPLRQPRFVCSLLGGIFLGPSVLGHGKRYLSLMFSVRERILLDVTSNLGLIYFLFLTMVKMDTPVTLRTSKSAWCVGIMSIIFPTLGSFFLYGLVPQALNAMNGEVPVMASSFILTHFPNVVHVLEELDLLSSEVGQLAVTASVVNEILVWSSLPVAMVFQTGNLLEGFCILLSSVVLIILFFMLRLALLRVVSRTPEGRPVSEVYVSMILLGALIAAFITNSVGLILVGGIMFGLAIPKGPPLATTLVDKSEVFIMEFLMPLFYLYVGLHTNIYSIQDWKGAFIALVLSAFVTLFKFMGAFLPAVIYYKVRIRQAFMLGLLLNVRGVIELIFLRRSKEREVVDDQSYTIMVLINLVITAVSVPLLDILKHQDRMSTLPMRNSKAIQKSLHSSEFRVVSCVHGEENVHSIITLLEASNPTPFNPICAYVVHLVELVGRAVPLVVPYSKHKTMLRSLSSDHIMRAFDNYSRSSDGMVIVKPFTIIAPYKSMHENIGNLARDQAAHLIVVPFWKRRDDVREVTYLRSLNSNMQASAPCTVGILVDKGFHHRARYSNSLFNVAVIFLGGPDDREALAYGTRISGRKGIQITVIQILLNSLSTNNDAECQKKLDDAVLEEFKIKNVNNVRAVYQELEGEDSVHVVNIVKSLELNYDLVILGRRPGSRPIFSEEMLSFTEHPELGVIGDMLASEDLCGEETSILVMRHHSYS is encoded by the exons atggaGGGCATGCACATTATAATAAACAACCTGACATATACTTGCATCAAAGATGAGGAGAACATCCACGCGGAAGGGATCCTGTATGGAGATAACCCTCTGAAGCACAGTTTTCCTCTCTTCATTGCCCAGATAGCTTTAGCTCAGCTTGCTTCTCATGCCATCTATTTCCTTCTCAAGCCCCTGAGGCAGCCGAGATTCGTCTGCAGTCTCCTA GGAGGCATTTTCTTGGGGCCTAGCGTATTGGGACACGGCAAGCGGTATTTGAGCTTAATGTTCTCGGTGAGAGAGCGCATATTGCTGGACGTGACGAGCAATCTCGGCCTCATATACTTCTTATTCTTGACCATGGTGAAAATGGACACGCCCGTGACCCTGAGGACCTCGAAGAGTGCCTGGTGCGTCGGGATCATGAGCATAATATTTCCCACCTTGGGCAGCTTCTTTCTGTACGGCCTAGTGCCGCAGGCACTGAATGCAATGAATGGAGAGGTCCCGGTCATGGCCTCATCCTTCATCCTGACACATTTTCCGAACGTGGTTCACGTCCTGGAAGAGCTTGACCTCCTGAGCTCCGAGGTGGGGCAGCTCGCAGTCACTGCCTCGGTTGTGAACGAGATCCTTGTGTGGTCATCCTTGCCGGTCGCGATGGTATTCCAAACTGGAAATTTACTCGAAGgcttttgtattttattatcCTCAGTTGTTCTCATAATATTGTTCTTCATGCTGCGGCTGGCTCTGCTCCGTGTTGTCTCGAGGACCCCAGAGGGGAGACCAGTGAGTGAAGTCTACGTCTCAATGATACTTCTTGGAGCCCTCATTGCGGCATTCATAACCAACTCAGTTGGGTTAATTCTCGTTGGAGGCATAATGTTCGGACTAGCGATACCAAAAGGACCGCCTTTGGCTACGACATTAGTCGATAAGTCCGAGGTCTTTATCATGGAGTTTCTCATGCCCCTTTTTTATCTCTATGTCGGCCTACACACGAACATCTATTCGATACAAGACTGGAAAGGTGCCTTCATAGCCTTGGTCCTCTCCGCTTTTGTCACCTTGTTCAAGTTCATGGGTGCTTTCCTGCCAGCAGTCATATACTACAAGGTTCGGATTCGACAGGCTTTCATGCTCGGTCTTCTTCTTAACGTCCGGGGGGTAATCGAACTCATCTTTCTTCGTCGCTCGAAAGAACGGGAG GTTGTAGATGACCAGTCATACACAATAATGGTGTTAATAAACTTGGTGATTACAGCAGTCTCAGTGCCTCTGCTCGACATCTTGAAGCATCAGGACCGTATGAGTACACTTCCAATGAGAAACTCCAAAGCGATCCAGAAAAGTTTGCACAGTTCAGAGTTCCGGGTGGTTTCTTGTGTGCATGGTGAAGAAAATGTGCATAGCATCATCACTCTCCTAGAAGCTTCTAACCCCACGCCGTTTAACCCAATATGTGCATATGTGGTGCACCTGGTCGAGCTTGTTGGCCGTGCAGTCCCCCTTGTTGTCCCTTACAGCAAGCATAAGACGATGCTTAGGTCACTGAGCTCAGACCACATAATGCGCGCTTTTGATAATTACTCTAGGAGTTCAGATGGTATGGTGATCGTAAAGCCTTTTACCATCATTGCGCCATACAAAAGCATGCATGAGAACATTGGTAACCTGGCTCGGGATCAGGCTGCACATCTTATAGTTGTCCCGTTCTGGAAAAGACGCGATGATGTTAGAGAGGTCACGTACCTACGTAGTTTAAattcgaacatgcaagcaTCTGCTCCTTGCACAGTCGGGATACTTGTAGACAAGGGCTTTCATCACCGTGCTAGATATAGCAACTCTCTCTTTAATGTAGCCGTGATATTCCTCGGAGGACCAGATGATCGAGAGGCACTGGCATATGGCACCAGAATTTCGGGTCGTAAGGGGATCCAAATAACAGTAATCCAGATCCTCCTAAATTCTTTGAGTACCAATAATGACGCTGAATGCCAAAAAAAGCTTGATGATGCAGTTCTCGAAGAATTCAAGATCAAGAATGTCAACAATGTGCGAGCAGTCTACCAGGAACTGGAGGGGGAGGACAGCGTACATGTAGTGAACATAGTCAAGTCTCTGGAACTAAATTATGACCTCGTGATTTTGGGTCGTCGACCAGGGAGTAGACCGATATTCAGTGAAGAGATGCTCAGTTTCACCGAGCATCCGGAGCTTGGAGTTATTGGTGATATGCTCGCATCAGAAGACTTATGCGGAGAGGAGACTTCCATATTGGTGATGCGACATCATTCGTATAGCTAG